A single region of the Anabaena sphaerica FACHB-251 genome encodes:
- the gshA gene encoding glutamate--cysteine ligase — translation MVLSKGFEIEMYTGTPQGEIVGLSDKIVTELQGFMREPDSRNVEYITNPSTNYENQLCGLLRPRQQLRKYLQRLDNYTLIPGSTLSLGGSDRFYRSDPTHPYHDYIEQTYGTKVVTASVHINIGIPDPEILMRACRVIRTEAPLYLALSASSPFLDGQATGYHSTRWGLFPQTPSHVPLFASHAHHIQWVEGQLQAGTMQNVRHLWTSVRPNGDRRPYDLNRLELRICDLVTDPISLLAITALLEARLLQIIDNPSIDPLTQSSFSPEELITLTAKNEMAAATSSLDAPLQHWQDGSTILARDWIDQLYQEVWGIAKQQGFSCFLSPLQKILRAGNEAQQWLQLHKVGVDTQQVIKQAIIATQEREQELENKLCSSLLA, via the coding sequence GTGGTCTTATCAAAAGGCTTTGAGATTGAGATGTATACTGGCACACCTCAAGGTGAAATTGTTGGTCTCTCCGACAAAATTGTTACAGAGTTGCAAGGTTTTATGCGGGAGCCAGATAGCCGCAACGTAGAATACATAACCAATCCGTCCACCAATTACGAAAATCAATTGTGTGGCTTATTGCGTCCTCGGCAACAGTTGCGTAAATATTTGCAGCGATTGGATAATTACACATTAATACCAGGCAGTACCCTGTCCTTGGGTGGGAGCGATCGCTTTTACCGTTCTGACCCCACCCACCCCTATCATGACTACATTGAGCAAACCTACGGCACAAAAGTTGTTACTGCCAGTGTACATATTAATATTGGCATCCCCGATCCAGAAATATTAATGCGTGCCTGTCGAGTCATCCGCACAGAAGCACCCCTATACCTTGCCCTGAGCGCCTCATCACCATTTTTAGATGGTCAAGCCACAGGCTATCATTCCACCCGTTGGGGACTCTTCCCCCAAACCCCCAGTCATGTACCCTTATTTGCCAGTCATGCCCATCATATTCAATGGGTAGAAGGACAGCTACAAGCCGGAACAATGCAAAATGTTCGGCATTTGTGGACATCAGTCAGACCAAATGGCGATCGCCGTCCTTATGATTTAAATCGTCTAGAACTGCGAATTTGTGATTTAGTCACAGATCCCATTTCCTTATTAGCAATAACCGCCCTACTAGAAGCGCGGTTGTTACAAATCATTGACAACCCCAGCATCGATCCCTTAACTCAAAGCAGTTTCTCTCCCGAAGAACTAATTACTTTAACTGCCAAAAATGAAATGGCAGCGGCCACATCTAGTCTTGATGCTCCGTTGCAACATTGGCAAGATGGCAGTACCATACTCGCCAGAGATTGGATTGACCAGCTATATCAAGAAGTTTGGGGTATAGCCAAACAACAAGGCTTTAGTTGTTTCCTTTCCCCTTTACAGAAAATTCTCCGCGCAGGTAACGAAGCCCAACAGTGGTTACAATTACACAAAGTTGGTGTTGATACCCAGCAAGTCATTAAACAGGCGATTATTGCCACCCAAGAACGGGAACAGGAACTAGAAAACAAATTGTGTTCCTCCCTCTTGGCTTAA
- a CDS encoding ParA family protein, with product MVQKIALFNHKGGVSKTTTTFNLGWMLASKGKRVILVDTDPQCNLTGIALKEETEDDEARIENIYNTHSNIKTGLAPAFESQPRAIEAVDCISIEGQEGLFLLPGHVGFGEYEVTLGIAQELSGSIQTLKNLPGAISDLLEKTANKFNADYILIDMSPSLGSINQNLLMTSDFFLVPTTADFFSVMAIDSLSRILPKWCGWAKMASANSILKEAAYPFPEFRLKFLGTIVQNYRIIRGKETAAFQTWIEKIEKTVTGKLKPILDKNNLLLPNQVYTEQGMNGSFTMTKISNFNSLIALSQEHCTPVYALTPEQLDQQGIVLGANQKKQEEFRATFSDLADKIIALSSSYAVSP from the coding sequence ATGGTTCAGAAGATCGCCTTATTTAATCACAAAGGTGGTGTTAGCAAAACCACTACTACTTTTAATTTAGGTTGGATGCTTGCTTCCAAGGGGAAGAGAGTAATTCTTGTAGATACAGACCCCCAATGTAATCTTACAGGAATAGCACTGAAAGAAGAAACTGAAGATGATGAAGCAAGAATAGAAAACATTTACAATACACATTCTAATATTAAGACTGGCTTGGCTCCTGCTTTTGAGTCACAACCACGCGCTATTGAAGCTGTAGATTGTATTTCGATAGAAGGACAAGAAGGTCTATTTTTATTACCTGGTCATGTGGGCTTTGGTGAATACGAAGTAACATTAGGAATTGCACAAGAACTAAGTGGTTCAATTCAGACACTTAAAAACTTGCCAGGTGCAATTTCTGATCTCTTGGAAAAAACTGCTAATAAGTTTAATGCTGACTACATTTTAATTGATATGAGTCCAAGTTTAGGATCTATCAATCAAAATTTATTAATGACAAGTGACTTTTTTTTAGTGCCTACTACTGCTGATTTTTTCTCTGTAATGGCAATTGATTCTCTATCCAGAATTCTACCAAAGTGGTGTGGGTGGGCGAAGATGGCAAGTGCAAACTCTATATTAAAGGAAGCTGCTTATCCGTTTCCTGAATTTAGGTTGAAATTTTTAGGAACTATAGTTCAAAACTATAGAATTATCAGAGGTAAAGAAACAGCAGCATTTCAAACATGGATAGAAAAAATAGAGAAGACAGTTACTGGTAAGCTAAAACCAATTCTAGATAAAAATAATTTGTTACTACCTAATCAGGTCTATACTGAACAGGGGATGAATGGTAGTTTTACCATGACCAAAATTTCTAACTTTAACAGTTTAATAGCTCTATCACAAGAACACTGCACACCAGTTTATGCGCTCACGCCGGAACAGTTAGACCAGCAAGGTATAGTATTAGGAGCTAATCAAAAAAAGCAAGAAGAATTTAGAGCAACTTTTTCCGATTTAGCAGATAAAATTATTGCACTATCATCAAGTTATGCAGTCAGCCCTTGA
- a CDS encoding tRNA (cytidine(34)-2'-O)-methyltransferase → MPQVVLVNPQIPPNTGNIARTCAATGTELHLVGPLGFEISDRYLKRAGLDYWPYVKLHYHESPEAFQVIHQQRGGRLLGFSVRGSFNYINYQFQANDWLLFGSETTGLPANVLSVCDSTLYIPMNEPGVRSLNLSVSVAISLFESRRQLGYLQ, encoded by the coding sequence ATGCCCCAGGTAGTTTTAGTTAACCCCCAGATTCCTCCAAATACAGGCAATATTGCCCGTACTTGTGCCGCTACAGGGACAGAATTGCATTTGGTAGGTCCTTTAGGATTTGAAATTAGCGATCGCTACCTCAAAAGAGCAGGTTTAGATTACTGGCCTTACGTCAAACTGCACTATCACGAATCACCAGAAGCATTCCAAGTCATCCATCAGCAGCGTGGAGGTAGATTGTTAGGGTTTAGCGTCCGTGGCAGTTTTAACTATATCAATTACCAGTTTCAAGCCAATGACTGGCTATTGTTTGGTAGTGAAACCACAGGTTTACCCGCAAATGTTCTCAGTGTCTGTGATTCCACCCTTTATATTCCCATGAACGAACCCGGAGTTCGCAGCTTGAATCTATCCGTAAGTGTCGCCATAAGCTTGTTTGAATCACGACGACAGTTAGGCTATTTACAATAG
- a CDS encoding MAE_28990/MAE_18760 family HEPN-like nuclease yields the protein MSLGSAREDRTIAIDIATWIESEIQQSYGDDFLEQSHNISSLIPVISTTILDKLNNNSWLENEIRKEFSKLSFQTPDNIADSIRYISNKKLWDEVAIKISGNVKQANQIKQQLILIVDRRNKIAHQADIDPTLALGNRWPIDELLVGNAVDFIEQVVESIHQIL from the coding sequence GTGTCGCTGGGTAGTGCGCGTGAAGATAGAACAATAGCTATAGATATTGCTACTTGGATAGAGAGTGAAATACAGCAGAGTTATGGGGATGATTTTTTAGAGCAGTCTCATAATATTTCAAGCTTAATTCCTGTTATTTCCACTACTATTTTAGATAAACTAAATAACAATTCATGGTTAGAAAATGAAATCAGAAAAGAATTCAGCAAGCTAAGTTTTCAGACACCAGACAATATTGCTGATTCAATTAGGTACATATCAAATAAAAAATTATGGGATGAAGTTGCTATTAAAATAAGTGGAAATGTTAAACAAGCGAACCAGATCAAACAGCAACTTATTTTGATTGTAGATCGTAGAAATAAGATTGCCCACCAAGCAGATATAGATCCCACATTAGCTTTAGGTAATCGCTGGCCTATAGATGAATTACTAGTTGGTAATGCGGTAGATTTTATTGAACAGGTAGTTGAGAGTATTCATCAAATTTTGTAG
- a CDS encoding peptidoglycan DD-metalloendopeptidase family protein has protein sequence MLNNTPNSDGVPVEPLNETNHKANRRAGTQAAMIGLAISMGATSLLVTRQSDQAQAAAPVGSQKAASTIPAVSDTEIKFAATKLESQAVSSASAPENPVIVVEPTAVSQVPGLEAKWPVTAKEMAVQIHTSEADKKAVYLQLQAKQGLSGNSVQSKLQTEKQLSQTEQQFSQNQGVADSQVPAVIVEAANPVSNVVNAQLKAQQEFALNRLQEKSNRLRNSLAELRSEETKNSSPTGIEVAQPSTVANNHLATQSEDVTDANQSSLISKLKQDKQTSAPVQKPFPAPVAPTVVAQSVTTTYEVKPGDTLAEIATNYGTSVSELVQANNLNDPNQLQISQKLIIPTDTAGRSSYNQPTLATSPTLVQSSRSATVASSPLSQPDLEANLPLASRSSVSSNNSSVAIPVPVAKQSSVSSNNSSVAISVPVAKQSSVSSNNSSVAISVPVAKENQLQVNTPAISGGVSIPVPVVKNNQRPTPETDFTSPTSYGVGGDTSLLESATETQREQQAPQKVAKAKGTERIRSLQAEIERLREKYRDQQSGVTVQTVAETENTVIPIVVEKANNRRNSQVNTQLNAVSIPVPKPILPSYSAQPVKPLLRTAQPNKEPINPQFLSRQTAFSGNSSGSSSGIRLSVPPAGANSNSSDSLGKMRGTKVSPALPPLAAVDIYLPKTVDENTNPSSSSTAYIWPAKGTLTSGYGWRWGRMHRGIDIANGVGTPIYAAAPGRVERAGWNNGGYGILVEIRHHDGSMTRYAHNSRVLVQVGQEVEQGQTIAAMGSTGFSTGPHTHFEVHPAGKGAVNPIAFLPSQARL, from the coding sequence GTGTTAAACAATACTCCCAACAGCGATGGTGTCCCGGTCGAGCCGTTAAATGAGACTAATCACAAAGCAAACCGCCGGGCGGGAACCCAAGCCGCTATGATTGGCTTGGCAATCTCAATGGGCGCAACCAGCCTTTTGGTGACTCGGCAAAGCGATCAAGCCCAAGCAGCGGCTCCTGTTGGCAGTCAAAAAGCAGCCTCAACAATTCCTGCTGTTTCTGACACTGAGATAAAATTTGCGGCCACAAAGCTGGAGTCCCAAGCCGTCTCTTCAGCGAGCGCGCCTGAAAATCCTGTCATCGTCGTGGAACCAACAGCAGTTTCGCAAGTGCCTGGGCTTGAAGCTAAATGGCCAGTTACAGCCAAGGAAATGGCTGTGCAAATTCATACATCAGAAGCTGACAAAAAAGCTGTTTACCTGCAACTGCAAGCAAAACAGGGATTGAGTGGTAACTCAGTTCAATCCAAATTACAAACAGAAAAACAACTGTCCCAGACAGAACAACAATTTTCTCAAAATCAGGGTGTTGCTGACTCTCAAGTCCCTGCCGTCATTGTGGAAGCGGCAAACCCAGTTAGCAATGTTGTTAATGCACAACTAAAAGCGCAGCAAGAATTTGCTCTCAATCGCTTACAGGAAAAATCGAACCGTTTAAGAAATAGTCTGGCGGAGTTGCGGTCTGAGGAGACCAAGAATTCATCACCAACTGGTATTGAGGTAGCACAACCAAGCACTGTAGCTAATAACCATTTGGCAACACAGTCGGAAGATGTGACAGATGCCAACCAATCCAGCCTGATATCCAAGTTAAAACAGGATAAACAGACAAGTGCGCCAGTGCAGAAACCATTTCCTGCACCAGTCGCCCCCACAGTTGTCGCTCAATCAGTGACGACAACCTACGAAGTTAAACCCGGAGACACATTAGCCGAGATTGCTACTAACTACGGTACTTCCGTCTCAGAACTAGTCCAAGCTAATAATCTCAATGATCCCAATCAGCTACAAATCAGTCAAAAACTGATTATTCCCACAGATACAGCAGGGCGTAGCAGTTACAACCAGCCCACTCTAGCAACTAGTCCCACTTTAGTCCAGTCTAGCAGAAGTGCCACAGTTGCTAGTTCTCCTCTGAGTCAGCCTGATTTAGAAGCCAATCTACCTCTGGCTTCACGGTCATCAGTGAGTAGCAACAACAGTAGTGTTGCCATTCCTGTGCCAGTAGCCAAACAGTCATCAGTGAGTAGCAACAACAGCAGTGTTGCTATTTCTGTGCCAGTAGCCAAACAGTCATCAGTGAGTAGCAACAACAGCAGTGTTGCTATTTCTGTACCAGTAGCCAAAGAGAATCAGCTTCAGGTCAATACTCCTGCTATTAGCGGTGGTGTAAGCATCCCCGTACCAGTAGTTAAGAATAATCAGCGGCCAACCCCAGAAACTGACTTCACTTCCCCTACATCTTATGGAGTGGGTGGTGATACTTCACTACTCGAAAGTGCTACAGAAACCCAAAGAGAGCAACAAGCACCTCAAAAGGTAGCTAAGGCTAAAGGTACTGAGCGTATCCGTAGCTTGCAAGCTGAAATTGAGAGACTACGCGAAAAATACCGCGATCAACAGTCTGGTGTCACTGTACAAACAGTAGCTGAAACTGAGAATACAGTAATCCCGATTGTTGTCGAAAAAGCCAATAATCGGAGAAATTCTCAGGTTAATACTCAACTGAATGCGGTATCCATTCCCGTACCTAAGCCCATACTGCCCAGCTACAGCGCACAACCTGTTAAACCTTTATTACGTACTGCTCAACCTAATAAGGAGCCAATTAACCCTCAATTCCTGTCAAGGCAAACAGCTTTCTCAGGTAATTCCTCTGGTAGTTCATCGGGAATTAGGTTATCAGTACCTCCCGCTGGTGCAAACTCAAACTCTAGCGACTCCCTGGGTAAAATGCGGGGAACCAAAGTATCCCCAGCCTTGCCACCTTTGGCAGCTGTAGATATATACCTACCTAAAACTGTTGACGAGAATACTAATCCTTCCTCTTCTTCCACAGCTTACATTTGGCCAGCCAAAGGTACACTTACCTCTGGCTATGGCTGGCGCTGGGGTAGAATGCACAGGGGTATTGATATTGCTAACGGCGTTGGTACACCAATTTATGCCGCAGCACCAGGTAGGGTGGAAAGAGCAGGTTGGAATAACGGCGGTTATGGCATTTTAGTTGAAATCCGCCATCATGATGGCAGTATGACCCGCTATGCTCACAACAGCCGAGTTTTAGTACAAGTAGGCCAAGAAGTGGAACAAGGACAGACCATTGCTGCCATGGGTAGCACTGGCTTTAGCACTGGTCCCCACACCCATTTTGAAGTTCATCCAGCAGGTAAAGGAGCGGTTAACCCCATTGCTTTCCTGCCATCACAGGCACGCCTGTAA
- a CDS encoding U32 family peptidase, translating into MTSTTTKIKLPELLAPAGNWECAQAAVENGADAIYFGLDKFNARMRADNFTIADLPELMEFLHLRGVKGYIALNTLIFPQELTEAQQYLKTIISAGVDALIVQDVGICRLIRHLSPDFPIHASTQMTITSATGVEFAKSLGCQLVVLARECSISEIHKIQQQISKKQAVLPLEVFVHGALCVAYSGQCLTSEALGGRSANRGECAQACRMPYDLIADGEIVDLGNRKYLLSPQDLAGLEVLPELVKSGVTSLKIEGRLKAPEYVANVTQVYRKALDKIAERPNPLTPFPSREGGIKTPLSVSERGRGRGQDQYNLEMAFSRGLYTGWFEGINNQELVHANFGKKRGVYLGEVTRVRNEQITVKLAAPVKPGDGVVFDCGHPEMREEGGRIYGVVEKGNEVILTFGRDDLNFLKIHRGNKVWKTSDPELDKQIRQSYDGEYPQFTRPINIEVYGEIGEKLIAVVRDEIGNIVKIESEILLVEAHTKPLNDEKLKEQLGRLGNTAFCLGTLTNNIKCHAMLPVSELNKMRREIVNQLEKLRSKPKLWQLNHHARWQDLITPESSPVPNSPSLIVLARNIEQLKAVLTTDIKTVYCEFENPRNYREAVKIFREWRHSSINPVPSIFVAPPRITKPGETWILKQVKDAEADGYLIRNYDQLEYFANERCIADFPLNIANPLTADYLRQRFNLERLTASYDLNINQLEDLITNYPAQHFEVTIHQHIPMFHMEHCVFCAFLSEGTDYTNCGRPCEKHDVKMRDRVGSEHILKADSGCRNTVYNGTAQTGAEYVQRLISLGLQHLRIEFLNETPEQVTKTIHYYQQLLQGEITGSQLWQKLKLQNQLGVTRGALGMM; encoded by the coding sequence ATGACAAGCACCACCACAAAAATCAAACTCCCCGAACTCCTAGCACCTGCGGGTAACTGGGAATGCGCTCAAGCAGCAGTAGAAAATGGTGCGGATGCAATTTATTTTGGTTTAGACAAGTTTAACGCCAGAATGAGGGCGGATAATTTCACCATTGCAGACTTACCAGAATTAATGGAATTTCTGCACCTGCGAGGAGTCAAAGGTTATATCGCTCTGAATACCCTGATTTTTCCCCAGGAACTGACGGAAGCACAGCAATACCTCAAAACTATCATTTCTGCTGGTGTTGATGCTCTCATTGTTCAAGATGTGGGTATTTGTCGTTTAATTCGTCATCTTTCCCCCGACTTTCCTATTCACGCATCAACCCAGATGACTATTACCAGTGCTACAGGAGTAGAATTTGCTAAATCTTTGGGATGTCAATTAGTAGTTTTAGCGCGAGAATGTTCGATTTCAGAAATTCATAAAATTCAACAACAAATATCTAAAAAACAAGCAGTTTTACCTTTAGAAGTTTTCGTTCATGGTGCTTTGTGCGTCGCATATTCTGGACAATGTTTAACCAGCGAAGCATTAGGAGGACGTTCCGCAAATCGGGGAGAATGCGCTCAAGCTTGTAGAATGCCTTATGATTTAATTGCAGATGGTGAAATTGTCGATTTAGGTAATCGTAAATATTTACTTAGTCCTCAAGATTTAGCAGGTTTAGAAGTTTTACCGGAGTTGGTAAAATCGGGAGTCACATCTTTAAAAATTGAAGGAAGATTAAAAGCACCAGAATACGTTGCTAATGTGACTCAAGTTTATAGAAAAGCATTAGATAAAATAGCGGAAAGACCTAACCCCCTAACCCCCTTCCCTTCTAGGGAAGGGGGAATAAAAACTCCCCTCTCTGTGTCGGAGAGGGGTCGGGGGAGAGGTCAAGACCAATATAATTTAGAAATGGCATTTTCTCGTGGACTTTATACAGGTTGGTTTGAGGGGATAAATAACCAAGAATTAGTTCATGCAAACTTCGGAAAAAAACGCGGTGTTTATTTAGGAGAAGTTACCCGCGTTAGAAATGAACAAATAACAGTGAAATTAGCAGCACCTGTTAAACCTGGTGATGGTGTGGTGTTTGACTGCGGACATCCAGAAATGCGAGAAGAAGGAGGAAGGATATATGGGGTTGTAGAAAAAGGAAACGAGGTAATTTTAACTTTTGGTAGAGATGATTTGAATTTTCTAAAAATCCATAGAGGAAATAAAGTTTGGAAAACAAGTGACCCAGAATTAGATAAACAAATCCGTCAAAGTTATGATGGAGAATATCCCCAATTTACACGACCTATTAATATAGAAGTATATGGGGAAATCGGAGAAAAATTAATAGCTGTTGTTCGTGATGAAATTGGTAATATAGTTAAAATAGAATCGGAAATATTACTGGTTGAAGCACACACTAAACCTTTAAATGATGAAAAGTTAAAAGAACAATTGGGACGTTTAGGTAACACAGCTTTTTGTTTAGGAACTCTCACAAATAACATCAAATGTCATGCGATGTTACCTGTTAGTGAATTAAATAAAATGCGTCGGGAAATTGTCAACCAGTTAGAAAAATTAAGAAGTAAACCCAAACTTTGGCAATTAAATCATCATGCAAGATGGCAAGATTTAATTACACCTGAATCTTCCCCTGTTCCTAATTCCCCTTCCCTCATTGTTTTAGCTAGAAACATCGAACAACTCAAAGCCGTATTAACCACAGATATCAAAACTGTATATTGCGAATTTGAAAATCCCCGCAACTATCGAGAAGCAGTAAAAATATTTAGAGAATGGAGACATTCTTCAATTAACCCAGTCCCCAGTATTTTTGTAGCACCACCCCGCATAACCAAACCTGGAGAAACTTGGATTTTAAAACAAGTGAAAGATGCTGAAGCTGATGGTTATTTAATCAGAAATTACGACCAATTAGAATATTTTGCCAACGAAAGATGTATTGCTGACTTTCCCTTAAATATTGCTAATCCCTTAACCGCAGACTACTTGAGACAACGTTTTAATTTAGAAAGATTAACCGCATCCTACGACTTAAATATTAACCAACTTGAAGATTTAATTACAAATTACCCAGCACAACATTTTGAAGTAACAATACATCAACATATACCCATGTTTCACATGGAACACTGCGTATTTTGTGCTTTCCTATCTGAAGGAACAGACTACACTAACTGCGGTAGACCTTGCGAAAAACACGACGTAAAAATGAGAGACAGAGTAGGTAGTGAACACATCCTCAAAGCTGATTCAGGATGTCGAAATACAGTATATAACGGCACTGCACAAACTGGTGCGGAATATGTACAAAGATTAATAAGCTTGGGTTTACAACATTTGAGAATTGAATTTCTCAACGAAACACCAGAACAAGTGACCAAAACAATACATTATTATCAACAACTTTTGCAAGGAGAAATCACTGGTTCTCAACTTTGGCAAAAATTGAAGTTGCAAAATCAACTAGGTGTTACTCGTGGTGCATTGGGTATGATGTAG